Proteins from a single region of Chryseobacterium sp. T16E-39:
- a CDS encoding DUF5687 family protein, whose amino-acid sequence MFLKFLRLEIKSFFRGTSVGINMAMKILRSMGILYFMACLVGGAFGAFFYVQEELHQDPLKVVSKFLIIAWVVDLIVKYIWQEMPTQNIKPFLTLNIPKKTLVNYMLIKTFLSAFSWLNSLFFITFSIIALFNGYGFLEILAWFIGISSLFYLNNFINIFFNDKETVAIIVAVLFVGVGVLGYYQIIPVLSYSEIVFYSFYEKPYIALIPLVLFLGLWWICFKYVRKEFYLDQGLEAKKTVGKTENIAFLNKYGALGTFINNDIKMLRRNKVTKGILLGSFFFVFYGLLMFTSPVYKTPAMMMFMGLFVTGGFQFLFGQRVPAFDSSYYPLMMTLNVPYKEYLKAKWWLINIITCLSMVLALFYAYFGWEIYITFLAAGLYNIGVNSQFTLWSGAFNKMQIDLNSKEKRIGQKNSFNLKSMLLLIPKMLVPMLVFAVSKHLFGITGGVVSIAVLGMIGFLFREKIFDIIVRHYKKEKYSTLTAFKNKD is encoded by the coding sequence ATGTTTTTAAAATTCCTCAGGTTAGAGATCAAGAGTTTTTTTCGTGGTACTTCCGTTGGGATTAATATGGCAATGAAGATTCTCCGTTCTATGGGAATTCTTTATTTTATGGCATGTTTGGTAGGTGGTGCATTCGGTGCATTCTTCTATGTGCAGGAAGAGCTGCATCAGGACCCTTTAAAAGTAGTTTCTAAATTTTTAATCATCGCTTGGGTTGTTGATCTTATTGTAAAATACATCTGGCAGGAAATGCCAACCCAAAACATAAAGCCTTTTCTTACGCTTAATATTCCAAAGAAGACATTAGTAAATTATATGCTGATCAAGACATTTTTATCGGCTTTCAGCTGGTTGAATTCCCTTTTCTTCATTACATTTTCTATTATTGCTTTATTCAACGGGTATGGTTTTTTAGAAATACTGGCCTGGTTTATAGGAATTTCTTCGCTTTTCTATCTTAATAATTTTATCAATATTTTTTTCAATGATAAAGAGACCGTTGCTATCATAGTTGCAGTTCTCTTTGTTGGGGTCGGAGTTTTAGGATATTACCAGATTATTCCTGTGCTATCTTATTCTGAAATTGTTTTTTACAGCTTTTATGAAAAGCCCTATATTGCTCTTATTCCTTTAGTTTTGTTTTTAGGATTATGGTGGATTTGTTTTAAATATGTTCGTAAAGAATTCTATCTCGATCAAGGGCTTGAAGCTAAAAAAACGGTAGGTAAAACTGAAAATATTGCATTTTTAAATAAATACGGTGCATTAGGGACTTTTATTAATAATGATATTAAAATGTTGAGACGTAATAAAGTAACAAAGGGAATCTTATTAGGGAGTTTCTTTTTTGTTTTCTATGGTCTTCTGATGTTTACTTCCCCGGTATATAAGACACCCGCCATGATGATGTTTATGGGGTTATTTGTGACTGGCGGATTTCAGTTTTTATTCGGACAAAGGGTTCCTGCCTTCGACAGCTCTTATTATCCTCTGATGATGACACTTAACGTTCCCTACAAAGAATATCTCAAGGCAAAATGGTGGTTGATCAATATTATAACTTGCCTTTCAATGGTGCTTGCTTTGTTTTATGCTTATTTTGGTTGGGAGATATACATTACATTTTTGGCTGCAGGCTTATACAATATTGGTGTAAACTCACAATTTACCCTTTGGTCGGGAGCATTTAATAAAATGCAGATCGATCTGAATTCCAAAGAAAAAAGAATAGGGCAGAAAAATAGTTTTAATTTGAAATCTATGCTGCTGCTTATTCCTAAAATGCTGGTGCCAATGCTCGTATTTGCAGTCTCTAAACATCTTTTTGGAATAACGGGAGGTGTGGTAAGTATTGCCGTCTTAGGAATGATTGGTTTTTTATTCAGAGAGAAAATTTTTGATATCATCGTAAGGCATTACAAAAAGGAAAAATACAGCACATTAACGGCATTCAAAAATAAAGATTAA
- a CDS encoding DNA repair protein RecN translates to MLSKIFIKNFALIDTLEVSLHNGLQVITGETGAGKSIILGALRLILGERADLKSISKTEEKSIVETEFSLNNQFKKFFIENDLDYEHQTIIRREILPSGKSRAFINDVPVTLDILKELSSQLIDIHSQFETSNLFTSEYQFKIIDGLSENKQLISDYQYEFSEFQSLKTQLKKLQTQLSESNKESDYKLFLLNELDDLRLDDVDYEDLQNQLSIQENAEMISENLAQILSRFHQEEMGILSFFNEAKNKLSRIAEVSQGFSELDKRLDESFVEVKDIISELENEAEKIEINPENLALLSELNNKLNALLLKHNVSEINELKEIRDQLSGEQKGASEIEALVTEIEENILKKEKSLQSLSEKLSKNRKKSVPVFIKKAEELLKKLGLEKAKVDIELQESSDFNMFGKENIQLLFQANSGFPLKPIQTAISGGERSRVMLAVKKIIAESDELPTLILDEIDTGVSGKVAEEIGNLMREMSEDMQLIVISHLAQVAAKGNNNYKVVKQDVSGRTQSTIIPLSDDEKLSEIAQLLSGSKITEAALAQAKELIG, encoded by the coding sequence ATGCTTTCTAAAATCTTTATTAAAAACTTTGCTTTAATTGATACTCTTGAAGTTTCACTGCACAATGGATTACAGGTGATTACCGGTGAGACGGGTGCTGGTAAATCGATCATCCTGGGGGCATTAAGACTTATTTTAGGAGAAAGGGCAGATTTAAAATCCATTTCAAAAACCGAAGAAAAGAGTATTGTTGAAACGGAGTTTTCTCTAAATAATCAGTTTAAAAAATTTTTTATTGAAAATGATCTTGATTATGAACATCAGACCATTATCCGAAGAGAAATTTTACCATCCGGAAAGTCAAGGGCTTTTATTAATGATGTCCCGGTGACTTTGGATATTTTAAAAGAACTTTCCTCTCAGCTTATCGATATTCATTCCCAATTTGAAACTTCCAATCTTTTCACTTCAGAATATCAGTTTAAAATTATTGACGGTCTTTCTGAAAATAAACAATTGATCTCAGATTATCAATACGAGTTTTCAGAATTTCAAAGTTTAAAGACCCAACTTAAAAAACTGCAGACCCAACTTTCTGAAAGCAATAAGGAAAGTGACTATAAATTGTTTCTCTTGAATGAACTGGATGATTTGCGGCTAGATGATGTTGATTATGAAGATTTGCAAAATCAGCTTTCGATCCAGGAAAATGCGGAAATGATCTCAGAAAATCTGGCTCAGATTTTATCAAGATTTCATCAGGAAGAAATGGGGATTCTTTCTTTTTTTAATGAAGCTAAAAATAAGCTTTCAAGGATAGCCGAAGTTTCCCAGGGTTTTTCTGAACTTGATAAAAGATTGGATGAATCTTTTGTCGAAGTAAAAGATATCATTTCTGAATTGGAAAATGAAGCCGAAAAAATTGAGATCAATCCAGAAAATTTAGCCCTGTTATCGGAGTTAAATAATAAATTAAATGCTTTACTTCTAAAACACAATGTTTCAGAAATCAATGAGCTAAAAGAGATCAGGGATCAGTTATCAGGAGAACAAAAAGGGGCTTCTGAAATCGAAGCTCTTGTTACTGAAATTGAAGAGAATATTCTGAAAAAAGAAAAATCACTTCAATCACTTTCTGAAAAATTATCCAAAAACAGAAAAAAAAGTGTTCCTGTATTCATAAAAAAAGCGGAGGAATTATTAAAAAAATTAGGTCTTGAAAAAGCAAAAGTAGATATAGAGCTACAAGAATCATCAGACTTCAATATGTTTGGTAAGGAGAATATTCAGCTTTTATTTCAGGCCAATTCAGGATTCCCTTTAAAACCAATTCAAACGGCTATTTCAGGAGGAGAGAGATCCCGAGTTATGTTGGCTGTCAAAAAAATTATTGCAGAAAGTGATGAGCTTCCAACCCTTATTTTAGACGAGATCGATACCGGAGTTTCAGGGAAAGTGGCTGAAGAAATTGGAAATCTGATGCGCGAAATGTCAGAAGACATGCAGCTTATTGTCATATCACATTTGGCACAAGTAGCTGCCAAAGGAAATAATAATTATAAAGTCGTAAAGCAGGATGTTTCCGGAAGAACACAATCTACAATCATCCCATTAAGTGATGATGAAAAGCTTAGTGAAATTGCCCAATTACTTTCCGGAAGTAAGATCACGGAAGCTGCTTTAGCGCAAGCAAAGGAGCTTATAGGCTAA